In Humulus lupulus chromosome 6, drHumLupu1.1, whole genome shotgun sequence, a single genomic region encodes these proteins:
- the LOC133785589 gene encoding uncharacterized protein LOC133785589: MVGISPTVISHVLNMDEKYPAVQQKRRLLDKERARALKEEVERLKENKFIREAYYPTWDFSLNAGATYQHLVNDLFRDLIGKDMEFNLEKINELREMKSLTRTKDVQSLTGWIAALNRFMAKSTDKSVPFFNSLRGSKKFDWKKECEQAFQAIKKHFSQPQVLSKPVDGEDLFIYLVVTKHAVSAALIRGENKVYHLVYYVNKRLIGAELRYLLIKKLAYCLVLISRKLRPYFQAHPIKVLTDQPLRQVLQKPETSGQLLKWAVELGQFKIKSQPRSTIKGQALANFIAECIRIPDVPDQTENVAWFGFNASNNEAEYKALLVGLRFARDVHARSVEVISVSQLVVYQILGEYSARGLRMVAYLNKAKDLLAQFEEYTIKVVPREQNSNANAVEKLASAKDADTLNIVPVEYSENPSIIEQEAMPITIANTWMAPIITYLEHGTLPDNRNDAKKMMRQAARHDITKSFSSVAHPQENGKVEAVNKMLKYTLKK; the protein is encoded by the exons atggtgggtatctcaccaactgtgattagCCATGTGCTCAACATGGATGAAAAATACCCAGCTGTTcaacaaaagagaaggttgcttgacaaggaacGAGCAAGggctctaaaagaagaagtcgagcgcCTGAAGGAAAACAAGTTCATCAGAGAGGCTTACTACCCGACCTGGGATTTTAGCCTG AATGCAGGTgccacctaccagcatttagtgaatgACTTGTTCCGTGACTTGATCGGAAAagatatggag TTCAATCTTGAGAAGATTAATGAACTCAGAGAAATGAAATCCTTGACCAGAACTAAGGATGTACAGAGTTTGACTGGGTGGATTGCTGCTCTAAATAGGTTTATGGCCAAGTCAACGGACAAgagtgtcccattttttaactcaCTAAGAGGAAGCAAGAAATTTGACTGGAAGAAGgaatgcgagcaagcattccaagccataaagaaacatttttcCCAACCTCAAGTTCTCTCCAAACCCGTAGATGGAGAGGACCTCTTCATTTACTTAGTAGTCACGAAGCATGCTGTCAGCGCTGCTCTAATAAGAGGGGAAAATAAAGTTTATCATCTGGTCTACTACGTCAACAAGCGGTTGATAGGAGCAGAATTAAGATACCTGCTAATCAAAAAGCTGGCGTATTGTTTAGTTCTCATATCTCGCAAACTACGACCAtactttcaagcgcatcccaTTAAAGTGCTCACCGACCAACCCTTACGACAAGTTTTACAAAAGCCAGAAACTTCTGGTCAgctacttaaatgggctgttgaattAGGCCAATTCAAAATCAAGTCTCAACCCCGATCGACCATTAAAGGACAAGCTCTGGCGAATTTCATTGCTGAATGCATCAGAATTCCTGATGTTCCCGACCAGACAGAAAATGTAGCTTG GTTTGGGTTCAatgcttccaataatgaggcagagtataaAGCCCTCTTAGTAGGATTACGGTTTGCCAGAGATGTTCATGCCCGGTCAGTCGAAGTAATTAGTGTTTCTCAGCTAGTGgtctaccaaattttaggggaatattcAGCCAGGGGTttgcgcatggtggcatacttaaataaagcTAAGGACTTGCTAGCGCAATTTGAAGAGTACACAATCAAGGTAGTGCCACGAGAGCAGAACTCCAATGCAAACGCCGTGGAAAAATTAgccagtgcaaaagatgctgacactctgaatatagtacctgtCGAATACTCGGAAAACCCAAGTATCATTGAGCAGGAAGCCATGCCCATTACAATCGCTAACACTTGGATGGCACCCATCATCACATACCTCGAACACGGAACCTTACCAGATAACCGCAATGACGCAAAAAAGATGATGAGACAAGCTGCGCG ACATGACATTACAAAGAGTTTCTCCTCGGTGGCTCACCCGCAGGAGAATGGGAAAGtcgaagcagtaaacaaaatgtTGAAATACACTCTAAAGAAGTGA